The Candidatus Bathyarchaeota archaeon genomic interval CCTATAGCTGAGATAAATGCCTTAAACCATAGCTACAGTATATACCGTTCTCTGCTTAAAGAGATCTACCGGATTATGGCCGAAGACTTAAAGACCTCAGCTGTCTTCTACGTTCCACCAGACCATCCCCTAGTGAACGTTCTAAAAACATACGGCTGCCGTTTTGAAAGCAGCTATCCGTGGAGAGGAGACGGTATGGCTAGGGTTCTAAACCTTAAGCTACTCCTAGCATCCATCGAAGCGGAGCTCAAGCGAAGGTCTAAAGGTGTGAATGGGGCAGTTTGCATAAAGCTCCCAGATGAGACCGTGACGCTCATCGTCGATGACGGATCTGTGGAGGTTAAGGAAGGTGTCCACACGGTTAACGTCGTCAAGCTCGGATATGGCGAGGCTGCCCAATTAATCCTCGGGTATCGGAACCCCTATGAGCTTCTATCCATGGTTGAGATGCATGGCAACGTCGGGATACTGGCGAAACTGTTCCCTAGCCGGATACCGTACGTTTGGCAGCCTGATAGATGGTGAAAACGCTTTTACTAGGTTACAGGAGTTCCTTATAATTCTCAGCTACTTTTCTGAAGGCTTCGATAAACTGTTCTATCAACCCCTCTTCAGGCTCTATGTAGGGAGGTATGGTGACCACACGCTTGGCTAGGTCTTCTGTTATCGGGAAGTCCCCCTTCTTATAGGGTTTGAACGGCGGCAGTCCCATGAATCCATGTCGAGTATCGAGAGGGCCACGTCCGTGACCCCATAAGTCGAAGCCTCTCATGAATATAGTTCTCAGATGCTCGCCTAGATGACCAGATGCCCATCCATGCCCCCTTATCGGAACCCCCTCAGCCCTCAGAGCGGCCTTAAACTTCTCAGGCGATAGACCTCCAAGCTCTTCAGGGTGATATATTACCTGCCATCCACCGTATAGGCCGTGCCACTTAGCCTTAGGATAGGAATGAACAGGCTCAACTCCCGGGATATCTCTCAATCCTTTAAACAACTTCTCCCTATTTTCTATCGCTTTCTCGGTACGATATGGAAGGGTTTTAAGGGAGACGAGAGCTATAGCCAACGCTATCGGATGAGCTCTATACTTCAGACCAAGCACTTCAGCATCTAAGCCCCTATACGCTGGGCTTCTAAGCTCCTCCGTTACACCGGCTCTATGAAGGTGGCAGTAGGCAAGCATCCTTTCATAAAACTCCCGGTTATTGGTACATACAACTCCCCCCTCTCCACCGGCCACAGGCTTTCCGGTCGGGTTTACACCTTGGAGGCTAAAGCACGTTATGTCACCTATGTTCCCTATCTTCTTACCACCCCACTCGCATCCCGCGGCGTGAGCAGCATCCTCCACTATGGCTATCCCATATCTCCTACCTATATCCATCAAGGCATCCATGTCGCATACCTTGCCGCTCATATGGATGGGGTTTATCACCTTGGTGCGGTGGGTTATTCTCTTCTCAACATCCTCAGGATCCATCAAAAGGGTTTTTGGATCAATCTCGCAGAAGACGGGTCTAGCACCCATGTGAAGGGCACCGGCGTAGCTTCCGATATACCCGGCTGCAGGGGTTATAACCTCGTCCCCTGGTCCGACACCGACCGCGTAGTAGGCGCTGGCAAGCGCCGTCGAACCGTGGTCTACGGTTAGACAGTATTCACAGCCCACAAACTCCTTGAACTCTTCCTCAAACTCTAGGGGTAAACCCTCGCCTGACCCAGAGATCTCCCCTTTCTCCAGGAGCTCCCATATAAGCTTCTTCTCCTCCTCTATCGGTCTCCTCCATTTTTCCCTAGTACTAACCGTTACAGCCGGCTCACCGCCTAAGATGGCTAACTTACTACCCAAGGAGAGGCTCCTCCTCTGAAGGCTTTTCCAGCGGAAACCTATTTTAAGCCTTTCTCCTCTGCGGATGTTGGCCACCGCTGATGTTTTATCCCCGAACGTGCTTCTCGTATCTAGGTGTGTTCGCTTGAATCGGTGGAAACAGTTCTCGATCGTCTTGCTCTTTGCTCTCTTCTCATCATCCAGTATCCTCGGGTATCTCTACATCGACGCTCGGGCTAGACTTTTAAGCTTCATGAGCGACTATGAGGCTTTATCCCGAAACTACTTCGACCTCGAGGCCATGTATAACGGGCTTAAACAAGCCTATGAAGAGCTGAACGAAACCTATGCAAGCCTAAAACATGAATATGGGCTTCTTAACGCATCTTATCGAAGCCTCTCTCTAAGATATGAGATGCTCGAAGCAAACTTCACACTCCTCCTCCGGAGCTATTCTGAGCTTGAAAACGCATATCTCGAGTTATCTGAGAACTACACAAGACTACGTTCAGACTACGAAGGTCTTGACAAGGAGTATAGCGACTTAGAATCTGACTATGAGACGTTGAAAAGGGCTTACGATGGGTTGCTGGAGGCTCAAGGAGACCTTAAGCTATGGTATGAACGGCTTAGGTCCAAGGTTAACTTCCGGATATTAGCTAACATGGGTGAGGAATGTGAACGATACATTACGCCTCAGGATCCACTTGTCGTAGAAACAGTGTTCAAGATCGTCGGAAGATGGGCTAACCAAACCGATGAAGATGGTGTGCGGAGAGACTTTAAGAAGATCTTCGACTGGGTTCGATACGACATAGTGTACTCTAGCGACCCGGTTGAGCCGTGGCTTCCTCTCATAGGCGGAGAGGTCAACTGGACACGCGATTATTGGCGCTTCCCGAACGAGACGATCACCGAGAAGACCGGTGACTGTGAAGACCAAGCTCTCCTATTATCGAGCATGCTCAAAGCATATACAGGCAATAGCAAGCCGATCTGGTGCATCGCATGGAGCAACGAGACCGTAGGTCACCTAGCCGTAGCCATTCTCGTAGATGACGAGAAACTCTGCATAATGGATCCAGCCGGCGGCTTCTACATTCATGACGATTATGGTAGACTTACGGGTCTATCTGTCGAAGAGGCGGTCGAAAAGTGGTTAAACTACTGGAATACCCGTGGAGCCTACGTATGTCTAGTATTCGACGAAGATGAGAGGTATGAGTTCGACTGCACAGCGGAGTTTATTCGATGGTTTAAGACACGTTACGGTTAAACATACCTCGTTTTATAGAGAAAAATAATTTAGAGTATTGGGCCGTGAGGCTTCTTCAGCTCTACCGATAGTTGCTCAAGTCTACTGGCGCCTTCTTAAGCCCGGATTCGTATGCTGCCACCACTATCTCTAACGCTCTCCTACCATCCTCTCCTGTCACCGGCGGCTCCTTTCCGGCCAGTACAGCTTCGGCGAACTCTTCGACGAACCGTGTCAGAGCGTTGTATTTACTCTCTAACGGTATCTTATGCCATTTACCTGCCTCACCGTATTCAGTAGGATTTCTCGTGAAAATCCATAGGAAGGGTTCACCGTAGGGATTCGGGATGACGAGCTGAGCCTTTGAGCCGTAGATGCTGTCTCCATAGATCTCCCATGGACCCGGCCCCTTATCTATACACGAGCTGGCTTCGATAAGACCGATCGCACCGTTCTCGTATCTGATAAGCACGTTTATGAAGTCCTCCACCTCGACTGGAGTAAGGAAGGTGTCATACTCGCTGTATACGCGCTTAGCCTCCAGCCCGGTTATATACCTTATGTAGTCGATATCGTGTATCGAGTTCATTATCAATACCCCTCCGCCGCTTTTCTCCTTAGAGGTTCTCCAGTCGGATTTTATCCTTCCCGTGTAGCCGCCCATCCAGTAGCTCGCAGGCTTCACCATGAGGTTTACGATACGCATCCCTATTATATCTCCTAGAAGACCTTTGTCGACGAGTTCCTTGGCCTTCTGTATCTGAGGTTTATAGCGGAGTGGGAAGCATACCGAAAGCTTAACCCCGTTTCTACGGCACTCGGAGATAATCTCGTCTGCCTGCTTAAGGTCGACGGCTATCGGTTTTTCTACCAGCACGTGCTTCCCGGCCTTAGCGGCTTTAACAGCTATGGGTGCATGGAGATGGTGCGGTGTAGCTATATACACAAAATCTATATTCCTATTCGAGAGAAGCTCGTCTAAACTTGTTGTGTAGGGTGCATTATACTTCTCTCCAAG includes:
- a CDS encoding Gfo/Idh/MocA family oxidoreductase is translated as MDKLRVGIVGCGEITSKATAPAFEEAKNVEIGMVMDVVEWAAKDLGEKYNAPYTTSLDELLSNRNIDFVYIATPHHLHAPIAVKAAKAGKHVLVEKPIAVDLKQADEIISECRRNGVKLSVCFPLRYKPQIQKAKELVDKGLLGDIIGMRIVNLMVKPASYWMGGYTGRIKSDWRTSKEKSGGGVLIMNSIHDIDYIRYITGLEAKRVYSEYDTFLTPVEVEDFINVLIRYENGAIGLIEASSCIDKGPGPWEIYGDSIYGSKAQLVIPNPYGEPFLWIFTRNPTEYGEAGKWHKIPLESKYNALTRFVEEFAEAVLAGKEPPVTGEDGRRALEIVVAAYESGLKKAPVDLSNYR
- a CDS encoding aminotransferase class I/II-fold pyridoxal phosphate-dependent enzyme produces the protein MGSKLAILGGEPAVTVSTREKWRRPIEEEKKLIWELLEKGEISGSGEGLPLEFEEEFKEFVGCEYCLTVDHGSTALASAYYAVGVGPGDEVITPAAGYIGSYAGALHMGARPVFCEIDPKTLLMDPEDVEKRITHRTKVINPIHMSGKVCDMDALMDIGRRYGIAIVEDAAHAAGCEWGGKKIGNIGDITCFSLQGVNPTGKPVAGGEGGVVCTNNREFYERMLAYCHLHRAGVTEELRSPAYRGLDAEVLGLKYRAHPIALAIALVSLKTLPYRTEKAIENREKLFKGLRDIPGVEPVHSYPKAKWHGLYGGWQVIYHPEELGGLSPEKFKAALRAEGVPIRGHGWASGHLGEHLRTIFMRGFDLWGHGRGPLDTRHGFMGLPPFKPYKKGDFPITEDLAKRVVTIPPYIEPEEGLIEQFIEAFRKVAENYKELL